The region GACGGCACGGCAGAACGCCATGGCGAGCGCGTCGGCGGCGTCGGGGGGTACCGGCCCGCGTACCCCCAGCAACCGGGCGATCATCCCGGCCACCTGCTCCTTCGGGGCGGCGCCGTAGCCGGTCGCCGCCAGCTTGATCTCCTTGGGGCTGTACTCGAAGACGGGGACATCGTTCGCCCGGCAGGCGACGATCGCCGCGCCCCTCGCCTGGCCGAGCTTGAGGGCGGAGGCGGCGTTCTTCGCGACGAACACCTTCTCCACCGCGGCCTCGGACGGCCGGTATTGCCGGATGAGGGAGGAAAGCTCTGTGTGGATCCGGAACAGGCGGTCCGGGAACGGCTCATCCCCGTCGAGCCGGATGACGCCCCACGCCACGGCGGCGACGGAGCTTCCCTGCCGGTCTACGATCCCGTACCCGGTGCGCAGCGAACCCGGGTCGATGCCGAGGATCCGGCGGGCGCCGCTCAGCCGAACGCCTCCATGGCCTCGTCGGAGATGTCGAAGTTCGCCCAGACGTTCTGGACGTCGTCGGACTCCTCCAGGGCGTTCATCAGCTTGAGCATGGATTCCGCGGGCTTCCCCTCCAGGTGGACGGTGGTCTGGGGGACCATCGCCACTTCCGCGGAGGCGATCTTGATCTTTCGCTCCTCGAGCCCCTTCTTCACGTCCTCCACCACCTCGGGCTCGCAGCGGACCTCGTACTCGTGCGATTCGGGGTCGTTCGCCACGTCGTCGGCGCCCAGCTCGAGGGCGATGTCGATCAGCTTCTCCTCGTCGACCCCCGCCTTGGGCACGTTGATGGACCCCTTCTTGGAGAACATCCAGTTGACGCACCCCGTCTCGCCGAGGTTGCCGTTGTACTTCGTGAAGATGTGGCGGACGTCCGCGACCGTCCGGTTCTTGTTGTCGGTCAGCACCTTGACGAGCACCGCGACGCCGCTGGGGCCGTACCCTTCGTACATGAACTCCTCGTAAGAGACGCCCTCGAGGTCCCCTGTCCCCTTCTTGATCGCCCGGCTGATGTTGTCGTTGGGCATGTTGACGGCCTTGGCCGCCAGGATCGCCGCCCGCAGCCGCGAGTTGCCGTCGGGGTCGCCCCCGCCGATCTTCGCCGCGGTGATGATCTCCCGGGTGATCTTGGTGAACGCCTTCCCACGCTGCGCGTCGGCCTTCCCCTTCTTGTGCTTGATGGAACTCCATTTATTGTGGCCAGACATAGGGCTGCCGCTCCGTAACGTGGGATTTTGGAGAAAATAATAAGGCCCTTGCTCCGTTTCCGGCGCAAGGGCCCCAAGTTTAAATTCGGCGGCGACCTACTCTCCCACGGGGGTAACCCCGCAGTACCATCGGCGCTGGAGAGCTTAACTTCCGTGTTCGGGATGGGAACGGGTGTTGCCTCTCCGCCATCGCCACCGAAAGCCGAGTACAATGAAAGCGCAACCTGTGCGCCAACCGATTCTTCCTGCGCGTCCGAATTCTTCCATCCGTTGAATAGTGGTCAAGCCTCACGGGCGATTAGTACCGGTTAGCTAAACGCATCGCTGCGCTTACACACCCGGCCTATCAACCTCGTAGTCTCCGAGGGCCCTTCAGGGGGATTAAATCCCCGGGAGACCTCATCTCAGGGCGGGTTTCCCACTTAGATGCTTTCAGCGGTTATCCCTTCCGCACATAGCTACCCAGCGATGCCCTTGGCAGAACAACTGGTACACTAGCGGTGCGTCCATCCCGGTCCTCTCGTACTAGGGACAGCTCCCTTCAAGTCTCCAACGCCCACACCAGATAGGGACCAAACTGTCTTGCGACGTTTTAAACCCAGCTCACGTACCGCTTTAATTGGCGAACAGCCAAACCCTTGGGACCTACTTCAGCCCCAGGATGCGATGAGCCGACATCGAGGTGCCAAACCTCCCCGTCGATGTGAACTCTTGGGGGAGATAAGCCTGTTATCCCCGGCGTACCTTTTATCCGTTGAGCGATGGCCCTTCCATGCGGAACCACCGGATCACTAAGACCTGCTTTCGCACCTGCTCGACTTGTCAGTCTCGCAGTCAAGCTCCCTTATGCCTTTACACTCGACGGCTGGTTTCCAATCAGCCTGAGGGAACCTTCGCGCGCCTCCGTTACTCTTTGGGAGGCGACCGCCCCAGTCAAACTGCCCACCAGGCAATGTCCCCGGCCCGGATCACGGGCCCAGGTTAGAATTCCGGAACAACCAGGGTGGTATTTCACTGACGGCTCCACCGGAGCTAGCGCCCCGGTCTCAAAGCCTCCCACCTATCCTACACAAGCTATTCCAAAATCCAATGCCAAGTTGCAGTGAAGGTGCACGGGGTCTTTCCGTCTAGGTGCGGGTAACCGGCATCTTCACCGGTATTTCAGATTCGCCGAGCCCCTCGTTGAGACAGTGCCGCGATCGTTACGCCATTCGTGCAGGTCGGAACTTACCCGACAAGGAATTTCGCTACCTTAGGACCGTTATAGTTACGGCCGCCGTTTACCGGGGCTTCGGATTGACGCTTCGGAGGTTGCCCCCCTGACATCGCCCCTTAACCTTCCGGCACCGGGCAGGCGTCAGGCCATATACGTCGTCTTCACGACTTTGCATAGCCCTGTGTTTTTATTAAACAGTCGCCGCGGCCATTTCTCTGCGGCCCCCCTGGGCCTGGAGAGCAAGTCTCCTCACCCGAAGGGGCCCCCCTTCTCCCGAAGTTACGGGGGTAATTTGCCGAGTTCCTTAACGAGGGATCACTCGAGCGCCTTAGGATATTCTCCCTGCCTACCTGTGTCGGTTTGCGGTACGGACACCATTCCAACTCCCTACGAGGCTTTTCTCGGCAGCGTGGGATCAGCGAGTTTGCGGGGCATACGCCCCTCCCCATCACCTCTCGGAGATAGCGGCCTCCCGGATTTGCCTGGGAAGCCCCCCTACCGGCTTGGACCAGCACGTCCGTCAGCTGGCTCGCCTACCCTTCTGCGTCCCCCCATCGGTGGTAACGCGAGAATGGTGGTACAGGAATATTAACCTGTTTCCCATCGGTTACGCCTGTCGGCCTCACCTTAGGATCCGACTAACCCTGGGCGGATTAACCTTCCCCAGGAACCCTTAGGCTTACGGCGAGCGGGTTTTTCACCCGCTTTATCGCTACTCGTGTCAGCATAAGCACTTCGATTTCGTCCACCGGTCCTTACGGTCCGGCTTCAACCTACAATCGAACGCTCCCCTACCGCGATCCCCGAAGGGACCACCCGCAGCTTCGGCAATGTGCTTGAGCCCCGGTGAATTTTCGGCGCAGGCCCACTCGACCAGTGAGCTGTTACGCTTTCTTTAAAGGATGGCTGCTTCTAAGCCAACCTCCTGGCTGTCTTAGCGTTCCCACATCCTTTTCCACTTAGCACATATTTTGGGGCCTTAGCTGGCGATCTGGGTTGTTTCCCTCTCGACCACGGACCTTATCGCCCGTAGACTGACTCCCGGGATAGCAGTTGACGGTATTCGGAGTTTGGTTGGGTTTGGTAGACTGGTAGGTCCCCTAGCCCATCCAGTGCTCTACCCCCGTCACTGAATGCCCCGAGGCTATACCTAAATATATTTCGGGGAGAACCAGCTATTTCCAGGTTTGATTAGCCTTTCACCCCTACCCACAGCTCATCCGAGCTGTTTTCAACCAACATCGGTTCGGACCTCCACAGGTTTTTACACCTGCTTCATCCTGGCCATGGGTAGATCACCTGGTTTCGGGTCTACCCCACGCGACTATTGCGCCCGTTTCGGACTCGCTTTCGCTACGGCTCCGCCTGGCGGCTTAACCTTGCCACGTAGGGTAACTCGCTGACTCATTATGCAAAAGGCACGCTGTCACCCTGTCGACGGTTGCCCGCCGACATAGGGCTACAACTGTTTGTAGGCACACGGTTTCAGGTTCTGTTTCACTCCCCTCGCTGGGGTTCTTTTCACCTTTCCCTCACGGTACTAGTGCACTATCGGTCGTCAGGTAGTATTTAGCCTTGGAAGATGGTCCTCCCGGATTCCCGCGGGGTTTCTCGTGCCCCGCGGTACTTGGGAACCTGTCCCAGGAAGCCGGAACCGTTTCGTCTACGGGCCTATCACCCTCTATGGAATGGCTTTCCAGCCACTTCGACTACGGAACCGGTTTTTGACTTCCCGGCGGATCCGCAAATCCGCCCGGACAGACCCCGCAACCCCCGGCCTACAACGCTTGCGGGCTTGGCATAAGCCGGGTTTGGGCTGATCCCCGTTCGCTCGCCACTACTGGGGGAATCGCTTTTGCTTTCTCTTCCTGAAGGTACTAAGATGTTTCAGTTCCCTTCGTTGGCTTCCTGCACCTATGGATTCAGTGCAGGATCCCGCGGGTTTGCCGCGGGGGGTTTCCCCATTCGGAAATCTCCGGGTCAAAGCCTGTTAGGCGGCTCACCGGAGCTTATCGCAGCCTTCCACGTCCTTCATCGCCTCCTGACGCCAGGGCATCCACCGTGCGCCCTTGTTCGCTTGACCACTACTCAACGCATGAAAGAATTTCGGACGGCGCATTCGGAATCGGTTTTCAAAGAACCGGGACGCTTCACGTCCCATAAACTGCAAAAAAAGAACTTTATCGCATCTGCCGGCTCCGCCGCCCTGCTGTTCCCCCGCGGGGTGGACAGGTGGTGGAGGTGAACGGGATCGAACCGATGGCCTCCTGGTTGCAAACCAGGCGCTCTCCCAACTGAGCTACACCCCCGATGCGGCAACCTGCCATATGCGATGGCGAAGGGGGCGGTCTGCCCCGTTCGGCCCGATGAGCGTGGTGGGCCTAGGTAGGCTTGAACTACCGACCTCACGCTTATCAGGCGTGCGCTCTAGCCACCTGAGCTATAGGCCCAAGGGAGCGGATCGTTCAAAACTGAACAGGGAAGAAGGCGCGAAACAGGATCGGCATATGCCGCAACGCCGAAGCTTGCGGCACGTGCTCCATAGAAAGGAGGTGATCCAGCCGCAGGTTCCCCTACGGCTACCTTGTTACGACTTCACCCCAATCACTGACCATACCTTAGACGCCTACCTCCCTTGCGGGTTAGTCCAGCGGCTTCTGGTACAGCCAGCTTTCGTGGTGTGACGGGCGGTGTGTACAAGGCCCGGGAACGTATTCACCGCAGCCTGCTGATCTGCGATTACTAGCGATTCCGACTTCATGGAGTCGAGTTGCAGACTCCAATCTGAACTGGGGCCGGCTTTTTGGGATTCGCTCCACCTCGCGGTATTGCTGCCCTTTGTACCGGCCATTGTAGCACGTGTGTAGCCCTAGGCATAAAGGCCATGAGGACTTGACGTCATCCCCACCTTCCTCCGGTTTAACACCGGCAGTTTCCTTAGAGTGCCCAACTGAATGCTGGCAACTAAGGACAAGGGTTGCGCTCGTTGCGGGACTTAACCCAACATCTCACGACACGAGCTGACGACAGCCATGCAGCACCTGTCTCCTGGCTCCCTCTTACGAAGGCACTCCCCTGTTTCCAGGGGATTCCAGGGATGTCAAGC is a window of Thermodesulfobacteriota bacterium DNA encoding:
- the ruvC gene encoding crossover junction endodeoxyribonuclease RuvC — translated: MSGARRILGIDPGSLRTGYGIVDRQGSSVAAVAWGVIRLDGDEPFPDRLFRIHTELSSLIRQYRPSEAAVEKVFVAKNAASALKLGQARGAAIVACRANDVPVFEYSPKEIKLAATGYGAAPKEQVAGMIARLLGVRGPVPPDAADALAMAFCRAVTRDLPA
- a CDS encoding YebC/PmpR family DNA-binding transcriptional regulator; this translates as MSGHNKWSSIKHKKGKADAQRGKAFTKITREIITAAKIGGGDPDGNSRLRAAILAAKAVNMPNDNISRAIKKGTGDLEGVSYEEFMYEGYGPSGVAVLVKVLTDNKNRTVADVRHIFTKYNGNLGETGCVNWMFSKKGSINVPKAGVDEEKLIDIALELGADDVANDPESHEYEVRCEPEVVEDVKKGLEERKIKIASAEVAMVPQTTVHLEGKPAESMLKLMNALEESDDVQNVWANFDISDEAMEAFG